The DNA window ACATCCTCGACCACAGCGGGGATGAACTCGACGGCCCCCAGGTAGGAGCTGGGAGCGATGATCTCCAGAGCGTCCATGTCACGGCGGAACAGATCGGTCTGCTCCTCTGCGAGCTCACGCCAATCCACGCCGGTGGCCTCGGCCCGCTCCAGCAGCGGATCATCGATGTCTGTGACGTTCTGCACGTAGTTCACCTCCAGCCCGCAGGCCCGCCAGTAGCGCACCAGCAGATCGAACTGGACGTAGGTGTTGGCATGGCCGAGATGCGTGGCGTCATAGGGGGTGATCCCGCAGACATAGAGGGAGCCCAGGCCCTCGCGTGCAACGACGCCGACCAGCTCGTCCCGGGACGTGTCATGCAGCTGGAGGGTCTGGGGCAGAGCCGGGAGGACAGGAACGTCCGGGGAGGTCCACGATTTCACGCAGTCGGTCCTTTCACCTGGGGAGACACCATCCACTCGCCAACAGCGCTCAGGCGCTGATGATTCCCGCCCCGAGCATGATGTAGACGAAGAGCCCCAGGAAGATCCGGTAGTTGACGAAGAGCGTGTAGCTGTTGGTGGAGACGTACTTCAGGAACCATCCGATGATGAAGTAGGCGACGACGAAGCCCACCGCTGTGGCCACGAAGGTCTGCCCCATCGTGTAGGGCCCCGACTGCTCGCCCAGGGCGCCGATGAGCTTATAGAACCCGGAGCCGAAGACGGCGGGGATGGCCAGCAGGAAGGAATAGCGGGCCGCGGCCTCGCGTGTGTAGCCCATCAGCAGTCCCGCGGTGATCGTCCCACCCGAGCGAGAGACCCCAGGGATCAGTGCCAGAGCCTGGGCGAAGCCGAAGAGAATGCCGTCGCGGACGTTCAGCTCCTCCAGCGGCTTGCGCTGCCGCCCATACGCATCGGCGAAGGCCAGCAGCACGGCGAAGACGACCAGCATGGTGGCGGTCAGCCACAGGGTCCGGAAGACGGTGTCGATCATCTCTTCGAAGAACAGGCCCAGGACTACGATCGGCAGCGTGCCGATGATGATCAGCCACCCCATCCGCACATCGGGGTCCGAATGTGGGAGCCGACCCGCCACGGCGGCGAACCAGGCCTTCAGGATGCGTACGATGTCGCGCCAGAA is part of the Nesterenkonia lacusekhoensis genome and encodes:
- a CDS encoding undecaprenyl-diphosphate phosphatase translates to MQWIEAIILGLVQGLTEFLPVSSSAHLRIVGEFLPGAADPGAAFTAITQLGTETAVLVFFWRDIVRILKAWFAAVAGRLPHSDPDVRMGWLIIIGTLPIVVLGLFFEEMIDTVFRTLWLTATMLVVFAVLLAFADAYGRQRKPLEELNVRDGILFGFAQALALIPGVSRSGGTITAGLLMGYTREAAARYSFLLAIPAVFGSGFYKLIGALGEQSGPYTMGQTFVATAVGFVVAYFIIGWFLKYVSTNSYTLFVNYRIFLGLFVYIMLGAGIISA